One Virgibacillus proomii DNA window includes the following coding sequences:
- a CDS encoding methyl-accepting chemotaxis protein: MDVKQKYSGLFRGKTLKTKILVPFIFLILFAGGIVAIISYNFTIKMMVNELTKSAESQMSNMSDTFDMFFANTDTILNQYTSSQLVLDYKSKNRDELLERMQETKDANSAMTFIYAVDEKTGDMIDPTADLDEDYNPKERPWYKEAVAASGETIWTSPYIDEGTGEIVLTAARAYYKKNELKGVFAVDVTINTLMDMVQTMEIGETGYAVVLDEAGNYIAHSDKGKIGKAANDELFGKLNRLGKKGSVEYQLNDEEKIMSFVKNTTTNWLIGGTVDKAEFAKKAQSIIWPIVIALVIVIGIGIIFSLFITSRITKPIQLVMQRMNKIADGDLSNPPLSTDLQDETGQLIIASNKMSENMQDLLSRIQTASETVSSQSEELTQFANEVNSGTEQVATTVQELAAGSENQAHSTNDLANGMSHFMTKIKDAYEKGIAVEANSKIVQDLTKDGSKRMQESTAQMDTIYSIVHDAVEKVAGLDEHAKRISELIAMIHRISDQTNLLALNATIEAARAREHGKGFAVVADEIRKLAEEVDMSLTDITEIVTSIQSESVKVTDSLQTGYHEVEEGTSHIQTTLQTFGHIKEAISEMANHIIVMSSHLHDITEAGQAMNRSIEEVASISQEAAAGVEEVSATTEQTSTSMEEVVHSSERLEQLADDLHQLITKFKF; the protein is encoded by the coding sequence ATGGATGTCAAGCAAAAATATAGTGGTTTGTTTAGAGGGAAAACACTAAAAACAAAAATTTTAGTTCCATTTATTTTCTTAATACTCTTTGCTGGTGGAATAGTAGCTATTATCAGTTATAATTTTACAATTAAAATGATGGTTAATGAGCTGACAAAGAGTGCTGAAAGTCAAATGTCAAATATGAGCGATACATTTGACATGTTTTTTGCTAATACTGATACGATTCTTAATCAATATACATCGAGTCAGTTAGTATTGGATTATAAATCGAAAAACCGGGATGAATTGTTAGAACGTATGCAGGAAACAAAAGATGCAAATTCGGCAATGACGTTTATCTATGCTGTTGATGAAAAAACGGGTGACATGATTGATCCGACAGCTGATTTAGATGAAGATTATAATCCAAAAGAGCGGCCTTGGTATAAGGAGGCAGTAGCAGCAAGCGGAGAAACGATTTGGACCAGTCCCTACATCGATGAAGGAACAGGAGAAATAGTTTTAACTGCCGCACGTGCTTATTATAAAAAAAATGAATTAAAAGGAGTTTTTGCCGTAGATGTTACTATTAATACATTGATGGATATGGTCCAGACCATGGAAATCGGTGAAACTGGTTATGCAGTTGTATTAGATGAAGCAGGCAACTATATTGCTCATTCAGATAAAGGCAAAATTGGAAAGGCCGCTAATGACGAGCTATTCGGTAAGTTAAACCGGCTGGGAAAGAAAGGATCAGTGGAGTATCAGTTAAACGACGAAGAGAAAATCATGAGTTTTGTGAAAAATACTACTACAAATTGGTTGATAGGCGGTACAGTCGATAAAGCTGAGTTTGCGAAAAAAGCACAATCCATTATTTGGCCAATTGTTATTGCATTAGTCATCGTTATTGGTATTGGTATTATTTTTTCACTATTCATTACATCAAGAATTACGAAACCCATTCAGTTGGTTATGCAGCGGATGAATAAAATTGCCGACGGCGACCTAAGTAACCCGCCATTATCTACTGATTTGCAGGATGAAACGGGGCAGCTTATCATCGCATCTAATAAAATGAGTGAGAATATGCAAGATTTACTTAGTCGTATTCAGACAGCTTCGGAAACAGTTAGTAGTCAAAGTGAAGAATTAACACAGTTTGCCAATGAAGTTAACTCTGGTACAGAGCAGGTGGCAACAACCGTGCAAGAGCTTGCAGCTGGTTCGGAAAATCAAGCCCATAGCACGAATGATCTAGCAAATGGTATGTCTCATTTTATGACCAAAATAAAGGATGCGTATGAAAAAGGTATAGCTGTGGAAGCCAATTCAAAAATAGTTCAGGATTTAACTAAAGATGGAAGCAAGCGAATGCAGGAATCTACTGCACAAATGGATACCATTTATTCGATTGTACATGATGCTGTCGAAAAAGTAGCAGGTTTGGATGAACATGCTAAACGGATTAGTGAATTAATTGCAATGATTCATCGCATTTCAGACCAAACCAACTTACTGGCTTTGAATGCTACGATAGAAGCCGCACGAGCAAGAGAGCATGGAAAAGGCTTTGCCGTAGTAGCTGATGAAATTAGGAAGCTAGCAGAAGAAGTAGATATGTCACTGACAGATATTACAGAGATTGTCACAAGTATTCAGAGCGAATCTGTCAAAGTCACAGATTCATTGCAAACGGGTTATCACGAGGTTGAAGAAGGAACCAGTCACATCCAAACAACATTACAGACGTTTGGGCACATAAAAGAAGCAATCTCGGAAATGGCAAATCATATTATCGTCATGTCCAGCCATTTACATGATATTACTGAAGCTGGTCAAGCCATGAATCGATCTATCGAAGAAGTAGCATCTATTTCACAGGAGGCGGCTGCTGGAGTCGAGGAAGTATCGGCAACAACAGAGCAAACAAGCACTTCTATGGAAGAAGTCGTTCATAGCTCTGAGCGGCTGGAACAATTAGCAGATGATCTTCATCAATTAATCACGAAGTTTAAATTCTAA
- a CDS encoding arginine repressor, whose amino-acid sequence MDKQVRQRKIRELVLTKTIRTQKELLKLLKQAGCDVSLSTIVRDMKELHIIKKHFPDGRSYYSLSANIKDCMKNPIKSLQALFADAIISVHAKAYFVMIKTIPGNAKAIGYFMEGLNWKEVKGVISGNDQCFLLCRTEKEAEDMKRRCISIWNKA is encoded by the coding sequence ATGGATAAACAAGTACGTCAACGAAAGATACGAGAGCTCGTTCTAACCAAAACCATTCGTACCCAAAAGGAATTGTTGAAGTTATTAAAGCAAGCTGGATGTGACGTTTCACTGTCTACGATCGTAAGAGATATGAAAGAGCTTCATATTATAAAAAAGCATTTTCCTGATGGAAGAAGTTATTATTCTTTATCAGCTAATATAAAGGATTGTATGAAAAATCCGATAAAAAGCTTACAAGCATTATTTGCTGATGCAATTATATCCGTTCATGCTAAAGCCTACTTCGTGATGATCAAGACAATTCCCGGAAATGCAAAAGCGATTGGCTATTTCATGGAGGGTCTAAACTGGAAAGAGGTGAAGGGAGTTATTAGTGGAAATGATCAGTGCTTCCTGCTTTGTCGTACAGAAAAGGAAGCAGAAGATATGAAAAGGAGATGTATTTCCATATGGAATAAAGCTTAA
- the arcC gene encoding carbamate kinase: MKNKRMVIALGGNAIQSGIATAEAQQQALKHTTEQLIQIIKQGYQIAITHGNGPQVGNILLQQMESDSEKTPAMPLDTCGAMSQGMIGYWLENAMDEQLKQAGLDKQVTAMITRVEVDPDDEAFRHPTKPIGPFYLESEARKQMEADGVRFCEDAGRGFRKVVPSPKPVSILEHAVIKTLIDNGTIVISTGGGGIPVYQKNKKIFGLEAVIDKDFASETLAELIHADTLMILTEVEHVYVHYNLPNQRALKQVTTKELKEFVKEGQFAAGSMLPKVEAAMAFAESKPGRKCIITSLDKALEAIRGNAGTTIISE; the protein is encoded by the coding sequence ATGAAAAATAAACGAATGGTTATCGCCCTTGGCGGAAATGCGATACAGTCTGGCATTGCAACAGCTGAGGCACAACAACAAGCATTAAAACATACAACAGAACAATTAATTCAAATCATTAAACAAGGCTATCAAATTGCTATTACGCACGGGAATGGTCCTCAAGTTGGCAATATTTTATTACAACAAATGGAATCCGATAGTGAAAAAACGCCGGCCATGCCTTTAGATACGTGTGGAGCTATGAGTCAGGGAATGATTGGCTATTGGTTAGAAAATGCAATGGATGAACAACTCAAGCAAGCAGGATTGGACAAGCAAGTAACTGCTATGATAACCCGAGTGGAAGTCGATCCTGACGATGAAGCTTTTCGTCATCCAACCAAACCAATTGGACCTTTTTATTTGGAGTCGGAAGCAAGAAAACAAATGGAAGCGGACGGTGTACGATTTTGTGAGGATGCTGGACGAGGCTTTCGAAAAGTTGTCCCTTCCCCAAAACCGGTAAGTATTTTAGAGCATGCGGTAATTAAGACATTAATCGATAACGGTACCATTGTAATCAGTACTGGAGGTGGAGGTATTCCGGTATATCAAAAGAATAAAAAGATTTTTGGCTTGGAAGCGGTCATTGATAAGGACTTTGCCTCAGAAACGCTAGCGGAATTAATTCATGCAGACACACTCATGATTTTAACAGAGGTGGAACATGTATATGTTCATTACAATTTACCTAATCAACGAGCACTTAAACAAGTAACGACGAAAGAGTTAAAGGAATTCGTAAAGGAAGGTCAATTTGCTGCTGGTAGTATGTTACCAAAAGTAGAGGCTGCGATGGCATTTGCTGAATCGAAGCCAGGTAGAAAATGCATTATTACTTCTTTGGATAAGGCTTTAGAAGCGATACGGGGAAACGCCGGAACGACGATTATAAGCGAATAG
- the arcD gene encoding arginine-ornithine antiporter has translation MGEDDKKLGLVTLIALVVGSMVGGGAFNLAGDIALGANAGAAIIGWIITGIGIIALAFVFQNLTLRKPELDSGIYSYAKAGFGTFLGFNSAWGYWLSAWLGNVAYATLVFSSIGYFIPVFEGGQNVASILGASVALWLVHFLVLRGISSAAFINTVTTIAKVIPIFLFIIVAIIAFKWDTFTFEFWGREGFSWGSVAEQVKSTMLVTLWVFIGIEGAVVMSGRAKNRSDVGKATVIGLISVLLIYILISLLSLGIMPREELAALPNPAMAYVMEAIVGKWGAIVINLGLIISVMGAWLGWTMFAAELPYVTAKDNVFPKWLAKENKNKAPVNSLWLTNGLVQLFLITLLFSETAYNFTFSLASSAILIPYMLSAFYQVKLTVTGETYETQQKRKREKVVGLIASIYAIWLVYAAGIDYLLLTMLLYAPGILLYKWALKENNIQKQDTKLEKTLMLIIVVLGVIALVGLITGKISI, from the coding sequence ATGGGTGAAGACGATAAAAAGTTAGGTCTAGTTACGCTAATTGCGCTTGTAGTCGGTTCCATGGTTGGTGGAGGAGCGTTTAACTTAGCAGGGGATATTGCGCTTGGAGCGAATGCTGGAGCTGCTATTATCGGTTGGATAATAACGGGGATTGGAATTATCGCGCTTGCCTTTGTCTTTCAAAATTTAACATTACGAAAACCAGAATTAGATAGTGGTATATATAGTTATGCGAAAGCTGGTTTTGGCACATTTTTAGGATTTAATAGTGCATGGGGATATTGGTTATCTGCATGGCTTGGGAATGTCGCTTATGCAACATTGGTGTTTTCTTCCATTGGCTACTTCATTCCTGTTTTTGAAGGTGGACAAAATGTTGCTAGTATTCTGGGTGCATCTGTTGCCTTATGGTTGGTTCATTTTCTAGTATTACGCGGAATTAGTTCTGCAGCTTTTATTAACACGGTCACGACCATTGCGAAAGTTATTCCGATTTTCCTGTTTATTATTGTAGCTATTATTGCATTTAAATGGGATACATTTACATTTGAATTTTGGGGAAGGGAAGGATTTTCCTGGGGATCTGTTGCTGAACAAGTAAAAAGTACGATGCTGGTAACACTATGGGTATTTATTGGTATTGAAGGCGCAGTGGTAATGTCGGGAAGAGCGAAAAATCGTTCGGATGTAGGAAAAGCAACGGTTATTGGTTTGATTAGCGTGCTGCTTATTTACATTTTAATTTCTTTACTATCCTTAGGAATTATGCCAAGAGAAGAACTAGCAGCATTGCCTAACCCCGCTATGGCGTATGTTATGGAAGCAATTGTTGGAAAATGGGGAGCAATTGTCATTAATCTTGGGCTTATCATTTCTGTTATGGGTGCTTGGCTCGGATGGACGATGTTTGCAGCCGAGTTACCTTATGTTACGGCTAAAGATAATGTATTTCCGAAATGGTTAGCGAAAGAAAATAAAAATAAAGCGCCAGTGAATTCCCTATGGTTAACAAACGGCTTAGTACAATTATTTCTCATTACGCTATTATTCTCAGAAACAGCTTATAACTTTACATTTTCTCTGGCATCTTCAGCTATTTTGATTCCGTATATGCTATCCGCATTTTATCAAGTAAAGCTGACAGTAACAGGAGAAACGTATGAAACGCAACAAAAGCGCAAGAGAGAGAAAGTAGTAGGTCTCATTGCGAGTATTTATGCAATTTGGCTTGTATACGCTGCTGGAATTGATTACTTACTCCTAACGATGCTGTTATATGCACCTGGTATTCTGTTATACAAATGGGCGTTAAAAGAAAATAATATTCAAAAACAGGACACCAAATTAGAAAAAACTTTGATGCTCATCATTGTAGTCTTAGGTGTTATAGCATTAGTTGGATTGATAACTGGAAAAATAAGTATTTAA
- the argF gene encoding ornithine carbamoyltransferase: MTITLTDQLTGRHFLTLKDFTAEEIHYLLDLAADLKEKKKAGISHRYMEGQNIALLFEKPSTRTRCAFTVACIDLGAHPEYLGKNDIQFGKKESVRDTAIVLGRMFDGIEFRGFEQETVNGLAEYSGVPVWNGLTNQFHPTQILADLLTIKENIGHLKGVKLVYVGDGRNNMGNSLLIGGAKVGMDVRICSPEVLFPKREVIDYAQKVAKESGGKISITSNTDEAVSGADVIYTDVWVSMGEEDKFKERIELLSPYQVNKKMLEKTGNKQVMFLHCLPSFHDLETEVGREIYEKFGLKEMEVTDDVFQSENSFVFEEAENRLHTIKAVMAATNGSVKSEEGKRLFSPLLKEGE, encoded by the coding sequence ATGACTATAACATTAACTGACCAATTAACAGGTAGACATTTTTTAACATTAAAAGATTTTACTGCAGAAGAAATTCATTATTTGCTTGATCTTGCTGCGGATTTAAAAGAGAAGAAAAAAGCCGGTATCTCTCATCGCTATATGGAAGGGCAAAATATTGCCTTATTATTTGAAAAACCATCAACTAGAACACGATGTGCTTTTACAGTGGCTTGTATTGATTTAGGGGCTCACCCAGAGTATTTAGGAAAAAATGATATTCAATTTGGCAAGAAAGAGTCTGTTCGCGATACGGCGATTGTATTAGGAAGGATGTTTGACGGCATAGAATTCCGCGGATTTGAACAGGAAACCGTAAATGGTTTAGCTGAATATTCAGGTGTACCCGTTTGGAATGGTTTAACGAACCAATTTCATCCAACGCAAATTCTTGCTGATTTATTAACCATTAAGGAAAATATTGGTCATTTAAAAGGGGTTAAGCTCGTTTATGTTGGCGATGGCAGAAACAATATGGGCAATAGCTTATTAATTGGTGGGGCAAAAGTTGGGATGGATGTACGAATTTGTTCCCCGGAAGTATTGTTCCCTAAACGAGAAGTTATTGATTATGCCCAAAAAGTGGCTAAAGAATCCGGTGGAAAAATAAGCATCACATCTAATACGGATGAAGCTGTTTCTGGAGCGGATGTTATCTATACAGATGTTTGGGTTTCCATGGGTGAGGAGGACAAATTTAAAGAGCGGATTGAGTTGCTTTCTCCATATCAAGTCAATAAGAAAATGCTTGAAAAAACAGGAAATAAGCAAGTTATGTTCTTGCATTGTTTACCAAGTTTTCATGATTTAGAGACAGAGGTAGGAAGAGAAATTTACGAAAAATTTGGGCTAAAAGAGATGGAGGTAACGGATGACGTCTTTCAGAGTGAAAACTCATTTGTATTTGAGGAAGCCGAAAATAGATTGCATACGATTAAAGCTGTCATGGCTGCAACAAATGGGAGCGTAAAAAGCGAAGAGGGGAAACGACTTTTCTCCCCACTTTTAAAAGAAGGTGAATGA
- the arcA gene encoding arginine deiminase, whose translation MKHPLHVTSEIGELQTVLLHRPGEEVENLTPEYLQRLLFDDIPYLPIIQKEHDYFAQTLRNRGVEVLYLTTLLTEALHTEDLKKQFVTDILNESNVNINGSFPQIADYLLSFDTEAMVKKIMAGIRKSEIPSEKKTHLYELLHDHYPFYLDPMPNLYFTRDPAATIGNGLTINTMREVARRRESLFMSYIIHHHPRYATYDIPIWLNRDYPHPMEGGDELVLNKDTIAIGISARTAAKAIERLAINLFKRQTDIKRIVAVEIPKIRAFMHLDTVFTMVDYDKFTIHPEIQNKKGEMDIYILEKGEEDTVKVTHKTNLMQTLKEVLGLKEVALIPCGGGDVIAAPREQWNDGSNTLAIAPGVVVTYDRNYVSNKLLREHGIEVIEVISSELSRGRGGPRCMSMPLVRKDI comes from the coding sequence ATGAAACATCCATTACATGTTACGTCAGAAATTGGAGAATTACAGACGGTGTTATTGCATCGTCCAGGCGAAGAAGTAGAAAATTTAACCCCTGAGTATTTGCAACGTTTGCTGTTTGATGATATCCCATATCTGCCTATTATTCAAAAAGAACATGATTACTTTGCGCAGACATTACGAAATCGGGGAGTTGAAGTGCTGTACCTTACAACCTTGTTGACGGAAGCACTTCATACCGAAGATTTAAAAAAGCAATTTGTAACAGATATTTTAAATGAATCCAATGTAAACATTAATGGGTCCTTCCCACAAATTGCTGACTACCTACTATCTTTTGATACAGAAGCAATGGTTAAAAAGATAATGGCAGGTATAAGAAAATCAGAAATTCCATCAGAGAAAAAGACGCACTTGTATGAATTATTACACGACCATTATCCATTTTATCTAGACCCGATGCCAAATCTATATTTTACGAGAGATCCGGCGGCAACGATTGGTAATGGTTTAACCATTAATACAATGAGAGAAGTAGCCAGGAGAAGAGAATCCTTATTCATGAGTTATATCATTCATCATCATCCAAGATACGCAACGTATGATATTCCAATTTGGCTCAACCGAGATTACCCTCATCCAATGGAAGGCGGAGATGAACTCGTCTTGAATAAGGACACTATTGCTATCGGAATTAGTGCAAGAACAGCAGCAAAAGCAATTGAACGACTAGCAATTAACCTTTTTAAAAGACAAACGGATATTAAACGTATTGTTGCTGTTGAAATACCAAAAATAAGAGCATTTATGCATTTAGATACCGTATTTACCATGGTTGATTATGATAAATTTACCATTCATCCAGAAATTCAGAATAAAAAAGGAGAAATGGATATCTATATCCTCGAAAAAGGAGAAGAAGATACGGTAAAAGTTACGCATAAAACAAACCTCATGCAGACGTTAAAAGAGGTATTGGGCCTGAAAGAAGTTGCCTTAATTCCATGTGGTGGGGGAGATGTTATTGCTGCACCAAGAGAACAGTGGAATGATGGGTCCAACACATTGGCCATTGCACCTGGAGTTGTTGTTACGTATGACCGTAACTATGTGTCTAATAAACTACTTCGTGAACATGGTATTGAGGTAATTGAAGTCATTAGCTCGGAGTTATCTAGAGGCCGTGGGGGCCCTCGTTGCATGAGTATGCCACTTGTTCGAAAAGATATTTAA